The proteins below are encoded in one region of Amycolatopsis magusensis:
- a CDS encoding hydroxypyruvate isomerase family protein codes for MKHGLSYTVNCSILLTELPLLERPAAARSAGFDAVEFWWPFAEAVPADAEVEAFVKAIEDAGVRLTGLNLAAGDMPAGDRGLVSWPGREKELRDNLDVVAGIGERLGCRTFNALYGNRVDGAAPELQDELAVANLVHAAKVVGAIGGRIVVEPVSGIDAYPLKTAGDAVEVIDQVAADNVLLLADFYHLAVNGDDVPAVISAHAQRIGHVQIADAPGRGAPGTGELPLDDWLGALEAAGYAGLVGLEYKADGDPFAWLRR; via the coding sequence ATGAAGCACGGGTTGTCCTACACCGTGAACTGCTCGATCCTGCTCACCGAGCTGCCCCTGCTGGAACGTCCGGCGGCGGCCAGGTCCGCCGGGTTCGACGCGGTCGAGTTCTGGTGGCCGTTCGCCGAGGCGGTCCCGGCGGACGCCGAGGTCGAGGCCTTCGTCAAGGCGATCGAGGACGCCGGGGTGCGGCTCACCGGCCTGAACCTCGCCGCCGGGGACATGCCCGCCGGGGATCGTGGTCTCGTTTCGTGGCCTGGCCGGGAAAAAGAGCTGCGGGACAACCTCGACGTGGTGGCCGGGATCGGCGAGCGGCTCGGCTGCCGCACGTTCAACGCCCTGTACGGCAACCGGGTCGACGGGGCGGCGCCGGAACTCCAGGACGAGCTCGCCGTGGCGAACCTCGTGCACGCGGCGAAGGTGGTCGGTGCCATCGGCGGCCGGATCGTGGTCGAACCGGTGAGCGGGATCGACGCGTACCCGCTCAAAACCGCGGGCGACGCCGTCGAGGTGATCGACCAGGTCGCCGCCGACAACGTGCTGCTGCTCGCGGATTTCTACCACTTGGCGGTCAACGGCGACGACGTCCCGGCGGTGATCTCCGCGCACGCCCAGCGGATCGGTCACGTGCAGATCGCGGACGCGCCGGGCCGTGGCGCGCCGGGCACCGGTGAACTGCCGCTGGACGACTGGCTCGGCGCGCTCGAAGCCGCGGGCTATGCGGGGCTCGTCGGCCTGGAGTACAAGGCCGACGGCGACCCGTTCGCCTGGTTGCGGCGCTGA
- a CDS encoding cation-translocating P-type ATPase, with the protein MLKGLLGVSKTGMILALTGPILVTRQAKKAVGAIRPLVGELTAGATGTATEVAGMTTRTTVRTARVVRNAAGPRTAVWRAGRRLHVPLRPSEHATGPDGHAFADEVAEHEDVVAAYWDGGLGSVVIYLVEDTGHGSVLDWIHEHCERHELVPAEPGDCAPAHPGDTYGVRTAALALGMDIAGLAVSVGSRAVRTGRVHEGLRAAVSAAREHPAVRAALDERFGWYTAELTRSGVSAAVRGLSQDPVELALDALLRTGQLAEAIARLAAFDAVHDEFCSPERPSLGVTPPPRRVRAPMEDYAQNAVGGGLLAALVDLVVRRNVREAAQAMLAASPMPARYADTAFHTAMGTAFAREGVLVRDPDRLKALDTVDTVVLQVDALHGEDGLDPHAEAVLDAARRAEARVVIAGRDARERLGEFATLADDVVTTGAGETFADLVTRLQDEGRVVLTAGRPAPRCVPSSEDVVGLLAGDLCVALADRDAPVLWGADLIVPRGLPGVWRVLRMAAAARANSRRATRVATAGALIGGLLLMSRRRRGGRGRLDPVTLGGLTGMTMGWLTALRVAAARLPAGRARVAWHELTADEVVQRLSARTGTPTPWDLTVRRVRSVAEAAARHPAAAPVRFGTGWATDVVAELNDPLTPVLALGAAASAVVGSPVDALLVGAAMGLNAVVGGTQQFRGHRALAKLQEGERQRARKVGDGVVDARALKPGDRIELRVGDVVPADARLLTAADLEVDESALTGESLPVAKQLDPVPGAPLAERSCLVFAGTTVVTGECTAVVVAVDAETVAGRAVELATRTAAAVGIQARLQDLTRRALPLTMLGGALVTGLSAIRGRPMRRALAGGVAIAVAAVPEGLPLVATVAQRAAARRLSDRGILVRAPRALEALGRLDVVCFDKTGTLTENKLRVVATTGPDGERREPGEDDPVLRAAARACPGSLDDPHVRVHATDHAVLDSAGPDPGWSEVDGQPFEANRGFSAAVGRDRAGETTLVVKGAPEVVLPACAGSEELAKAGEALAHKGLRVLAVAARKVGEEAANVLDDDSVLSDLEFLGFVGLADSLRATAEPLVSGLRSAGVAPVMLTGDHPDTALAIATSLGWPADTPVITGHELAELDRDGRARLLADAGVIARVAPEQKLQVVEALREAGRVTAMVGDGANDAAAIRAADVGIGVRARSSTAARTAADIALTDEDLTVLLEAVAEGRALWRSVSDAVVILVGGNAGEIGFAVLGTLLSGDSPLGTRQLLLVNLLTDLFPAMAVAVTRPDENGTGGDGPAGLGERLSSDITARGVTTGVGATTAWLIGRFTPGSVRRTSTMALCGLVGTQLVQTLRGRRRSPLVVGTAVGSALALAAIVQTPGVSQFFGCTPLGPLAWAGVGAGVTTGAATSLLPIWRPSADSADDQGDGG; encoded by the coding sequence GTGCTCAAGGGTTTGCTGGGGGTATCGAAGACCGGGATGATCCTCGCGCTGACCGGGCCGATCCTGGTGACGCGGCAGGCGAAGAAGGCCGTCGGCGCGATCCGCCCGCTGGTCGGCGAGCTGACGGCGGGCGCGACCGGGACCGCCACCGAGGTGGCCGGGATGACCACCCGCACCACCGTGCGGACGGCGCGCGTCGTGCGCAACGCCGCGGGTCCGCGCACGGCGGTGTGGCGTGCGGGACGGCGCCTGCACGTGCCGCTGCGGCCGAGCGAGCACGCCACCGGTCCCGACGGGCACGCCTTCGCCGACGAGGTCGCCGAGCACGAGGACGTAGTCGCGGCATACTGGGACGGCGGGCTGGGCAGCGTGGTCATCTACCTCGTCGAGGACACCGGCCACGGCAGCGTTCTCGACTGGATCCACGAACACTGCGAGCGCCACGAACTGGTCCCGGCCGAGCCGGGAGACTGCGCCCCGGCGCATCCCGGCGACACCTACGGCGTGCGGACGGCGGCCTTGGCGCTGGGGATGGACATCGCCGGGCTGGCCGTGTCGGTGGGGTCGCGTGCGGTGCGCACCGGCCGGGTGCACGAAGGATTGCGGGCGGCGGTGTCCGCGGCCAGGGAACACCCGGCCGTCCGCGCGGCGCTGGATGAACGATTCGGCTGGTACACGGCGGAACTGACGAGGTCCGGGGTGTCCGCGGCGGTGCGGGGCCTGAGCCAGGACCCGGTCGAGCTGGCCTTGGACGCGCTCCTGCGCACGGGACAACTCGCCGAGGCGATCGCCCGCCTCGCCGCGTTCGACGCCGTGCACGACGAGTTCTGCTCCCCGGAACGGCCCAGCCTCGGCGTGACGCCACCGCCGCGGCGGGTCCGGGCGCCCATGGAGGACTACGCGCAGAACGCGGTCGGCGGCGGGTTGCTGGCGGCCCTGGTCGATCTGGTGGTGCGCCGCAACGTCCGGGAGGCCGCGCAGGCGATGCTCGCGGCGTCCCCGATGCCCGCCCGGTACGCCGACACCGCCTTCCACACGGCGATGGGTACCGCGTTCGCCCGTGAAGGGGTGCTCGTCCGCGACCCGGACCGGCTCAAGGCACTGGACACCGTGGACACCGTGGTGCTGCAGGTCGACGCGCTGCACGGGGAAGACGGGCTGGACCCGCACGCCGAAGCCGTGCTGGACGCGGCACGGCGGGCCGAGGCGCGGGTGGTCATCGCGGGCCGCGACGCCCGCGAACGGCTGGGTGAGTTCGCCACACTCGCGGACGACGTCGTGACGACCGGCGCCGGTGAGACGTTCGCGGACCTGGTGACGCGGTTGCAGGACGAGGGCCGGGTCGTGCTCACCGCCGGCCGTCCGGCCCCGCGCTGCGTGCCGAGTTCCGAGGACGTGGTGGGGCTGCTCGCCGGCGACCTCTGCGTCGCGCTCGCCGACCGGGACGCCCCGGTGCTGTGGGGCGCGGACCTGATCGTCCCCCGCGGTCTGCCCGGTGTGTGGCGGGTGCTGCGGATGGCGGCCGCCGCCCGGGCGAACAGCAGGCGCGCGACCCGGGTGGCCACCGCGGGTGCCCTGATCGGCGGGCTGCTGCTGATGTCCCGCCGCCGCCGAGGTGGTCGCGGGCGCCTGGATCCGGTCACCCTCGGCGGGCTGACCGGGATGACGATGGGCTGGCTGACCGCGCTGCGGGTGGCCGCGGCCCGGCTGCCCGCCGGACGGGCCCGGGTGGCCTGGCACGAACTCACCGCCGACGAGGTGGTCCAGCGGCTTTCCGCCCGCACGGGCACACCGACACCGTGGGACCTGACCGTCCGCCGGGTGCGTTCGGTGGCCGAAGCGGCGGCCCGGCATCCGGCGGCGGCCCCGGTGCGTTTCGGGACGGGATGGGCCACGGATGTCGTCGCCGAGCTGAACGATCCGCTGACCCCGGTGCTGGCGCTGGGTGCGGCGGCCTCCGCCGTGGTCGGCTCGCCGGTGGACGCGCTGCTGGTGGGCGCGGCGATGGGACTCAACGCCGTGGTGGGTGGCACCCAGCAGTTCCGCGGCCACCGCGCGCTGGCCAAGTTGCAGGAGGGGGAGCGGCAGCGGGCGCGCAAGGTCGGCGACGGCGTGGTCGACGCGCGGGCGCTGAAACCCGGCGACCGGATCGAACTGCGGGTCGGCGACGTCGTCCCCGCCGACGCGCGCCTGCTCACCGCCGCCGATCTCGAGGTCGACGAATCGGCGCTGACCGGGGAGTCGCTGCCGGTCGCGAAGCAGCTCGACCCGGTGCCGGGGGCGCCGCTGGCCGAGCGCAGCTGCCTGGTTTTCGCCGGTACCACGGTGGTCACCGGCGAATGCACGGCCGTGGTCGTGGCCGTCGACGCCGAAACGGTAGCCGGGCGGGCGGTCGAGCTGGCCACCCGGACCGCGGCCGCGGTCGGCATCCAGGCCCGGCTGCAGGACCTCACCCGTCGCGCCCTGCCGCTGACGATGCTCGGCGGTGCCCTGGTCACCGGGTTGTCCGCGATCCGCGGCCGCCCGATGCGCCGCGCGCTCGCCGGTGGGGTGGCGATCGCGGTCGCCGCGGTGCCCGAGGGCCTGCCGCTGGTCGCCACGGTGGCGCAACGGGCGGCGGCCAGGCGGTTGTCCGACCGGGGCATCCTCGTGCGTGCGCCGCGGGCGCTGGAAGCGTTGGGGCGCCTGGATGTCGTCTGCTTCGACAAGACCGGCACGCTGACCGAGAACAAGCTGCGGGTGGTCGCCACGACCGGGCCCGACGGCGAACGGCGGGAACCCGGCGAAGACGATCCGGTGCTGCGGGCCGCGGCCAGGGCGTGCCCCGGCTCGCTCGACGATCCGCACGTCCGGGTGCACGCCACCGACCACGCCGTGCTGGACTCGGCAGGCCCGGATCCCGGCTGGTCCGAAGTGGACGGACAGCCGTTCGAGGCGAACCGCGGCTTCTCGGCCGCGGTCGGCCGGGACCGGGCCGGCGAAACGACGCTGGTCGTCAAGGGCGCCCCGGAGGTCGTCCTGCCCGCGTGCGCCGGGTCGGAAGAACTGGCCAAGGCCGGGGAAGCGTTGGCACACAAGGGATTGCGTGTGCTGGCGGTGGCGGCGCGGAAGGTCGGGGAAGAGGCCGCGAACGTGCTCGACGATGACAGCGTGCTGTCGGATCTGGAGTTCCTCGGTTTCGTCGGGCTGGCCGACAGCCTGCGGGCCACCGCCGAGCCGCTGGTCAGCGGGCTCCGCTCGGCCGGGGTCGCCCCGGTGATGCTCACCGGCGACCACCCCGACACCGCGCTCGCCATCGCGACGTCGCTCGGCTGGCCCGCCGACACCCCGGTCATCACCGGGCACGAACTCGCCGAACTCGACCGCGACGGCCGCGCGCGGCTGCTGGCCGACGCCGGGGTGATCGCCCGGGTCGCGCCGGAACAGAAGCTCCAGGTCGTCGAGGCGCTGCGCGAGGCGGGGCGGGTGACCGCGATGGTCGGCGACGGCGCGAACGACGCGGCGGCCATCCGGGCAGCGGATGTCGGCATCGGCGTGCGAGCCCGGTCCTCGACCGCCGCGCGCACCGCGGCGGACATCGCGTTGACCGACGAGGACCTGACCGTCCTGCTGGAGGCGGTGGCGGAAGGCCGCGCGCTGTGGCGCAGCGTTTCCGACGCGGTGGTCATCCTGGTCGGCGGAAACGCCGGGGAGATCGGCTTTGCGGTGCTGGGCACGCTGCTTTCCGGAGACTCACCGTTGGGGACCCGGCAACTGCTGCTGGTCAACCTGCTGACCGACCTGTTCCCGGCGATGGCGGTGGCGGTCACCCGCCCGGACGAGAACGGCACCGGCGGCGACGGTCCGGCCGGTCTCGGTGAGCGGCTGTCGAGCGACATCACCGCCCGCGGCGTGACCACCGGGGTCGGGGCGACGACGGCGTGGCTGATCGGCCGGTTCACCCCGGGTTCCGTGCGGCGCACCAGCACCATGGCGCTGTGCGGGCTGGTCGGCACCCAGCTGGTGCAGACCCTGCGCGGGCGGCGGCGCAGTCCACTGGTGGTCGGCACCGCGGTCGGTTCGGCGCTGGCGCTGGCCGCGATCGTGCAAACGCCTGGGGTCAGCCAGTTCTTCGGGTGCACCCCGCTCGGTCCGCTCGCCTGGGCCGGGGTCGGTGCGGGCGTCACGACCGGGGCCGCGACCTCCCTGCTGCCGATCTGGCGGCCGTCCGCGGACTCGGCCGATGACCAGGGCGATGGTGGCTGA
- a CDS encoding GAF and ANTAR domain-containing protein: protein MSDPVSAVARDLAEIGRLVDDDDLDTALSRYIDRVVTTVPGCDHAAITVRTEHGPQPVATNLPAAVTENSHRPTVAVGPIGEVLAHREPRYLGDTRVDERWPAYSALLRRAGLRSCLALPLPANRTRSAAFSLYSRTPAQFDSASHDLILLFTLHAGSTFDNVSTYHHCRSLVTHLEAALDNRTTIGRAQGLLMRHHDTSTDDAFDHLRTISQRHNTKLRDIATQLVTAQDNGKFASVLSTLTSAPTSPSPS, encoded by the coding sequence ATGTCGGACCCAGTGAGCGCAGTGGCCAGAGACCTGGCCGAGATCGGCAGACTGGTCGACGACGACGATCTCGACACCGCGCTCTCCCGCTACATCGATCGGGTGGTCACCACCGTGCCGGGCTGCGACCACGCGGCCATCACCGTGCGCACCGAGCACGGTCCGCAGCCCGTGGCCACCAACCTGCCCGCCGCGGTCACGGAGAACAGCCACCGCCCCACCGTCGCCGTCGGCCCGATCGGCGAGGTCCTGGCCCACCGCGAACCGCGCTACCTGGGCGACACCCGCGTCGACGAACGCTGGCCCGCCTACTCGGCGCTACTCCGCCGAGCAGGACTGCGCAGCTGTCTCGCCCTGCCCCTGCCCGCGAACCGCACGCGCAGCGCCGCCTTCAGCCTGTACTCCCGCACCCCGGCCCAGTTCGACTCGGCGAGCCACGACCTCATCCTGCTGTTCACCCTGCACGCCGGGAGCACCTTCGACAACGTCAGCACGTACCACCACTGCCGTTCGCTGGTCACCCACCTGGAAGCCGCGCTGGACAACCGCACCACCATCGGGCGGGCCCAGGGCCTGCTCATGCGCCACCACGACACCAGCACCGACGACGCCTTCGACCACCTGCGCACCATTTCGCAGCGGCACAACACCAAGCTGCGCGACATCGCCACCCAACTGGTCACCGCGCAGGACAACGGGAAGTTCGCCTCGGTCCTGTCCACCCTCACCAGCGCCCCCACCAGCCCCTCCCCCTCCTGA
- the gcl gene encoding glyoxylate carboligase: protein MARMRAVDAAVLILEREGATQAFGLPGAAINPFYSAMRDHGGIRHVLARHVEGAAHMAEGYTRARAGNIGICVGTSGPAGTDMITGLYSAWADSTPILCITGQAPVAKLHKEDFQAVDIASIAATVTKAATTVLEPAQVPGTFQQAFHLMRSGRPGPVLVDLPLDVQLAEIEFDIDTYEPLPVHKPVATRAQAEKILDLLVTAERPLIVAGGGIINADACEELVELAELLDVPVIPTLMGWGSIPDDHRLMAGMAGLQTAHRYGNATMLASDFVLGIGNRWANRHTGGLDTYTAGRRFVHVDIEPTQIGRVFAPDYGVVSDAKAALRQLVAVARERRAAGTLPSWADWVGACGDRKRTLHRRNDFGDVPIKPQRVYREMNAVFGRDVRYVSTIGLSQIAGGQFLRVYHPRHWINCGQAGPLGWTVPATLGVCVAEPDATVVALSGDYDFQFMIEELAVGAQFNLPYIHVLVNNSYLGLIRQAQRAFDMDYHVDLAFDNINSPELGGYGVDHVKVAEGLGCKAIRVHEPELIADAFEEAAKLMAEHRVPVVVEIILERVTNIAMGQDLDGIVEFEELGEGVEAPQPVGLD from the coding sequence ATGGCACGCATGCGAGCCGTCGACGCCGCCGTCCTGATCCTGGAGCGGGAGGGCGCCACCCAGGCGTTCGGCCTGCCCGGTGCGGCCATCAACCCGTTCTACTCCGCGATGCGCGACCACGGCGGGATCCGGCACGTGCTGGCGCGCCACGTCGAAGGCGCGGCGCACATGGCCGAGGGCTACACCCGGGCGCGGGCGGGCAACATCGGCATCTGCGTCGGGACGTCCGGGCCCGCGGGCACCGACATGATCACCGGGCTGTACTCGGCGTGGGCCGATTCCACGCCGATCCTGTGCATCACCGGCCAGGCGCCGGTGGCCAAACTGCACAAGGAGGACTTCCAGGCGGTCGACATCGCCTCGATCGCCGCGACGGTCACCAAGGCGGCCACCACGGTGCTCGAGCCCGCGCAGGTGCCCGGCACCTTCCAGCAGGCGTTCCACCTGATGCGGTCCGGGCGGCCGGGCCCGGTGCTGGTCGACCTGCCGCTCGACGTCCAGCTCGCCGAGATCGAGTTCGACATCGACACCTACGAGCCGCTGCCGGTGCACAAACCGGTCGCCACGCGGGCACAGGCCGAGAAGATCCTGGACCTGCTGGTCACCGCGGAGCGCCCGCTGATCGTCGCGGGCGGCGGGATCATCAACGCCGACGCCTGCGAGGAACTGGTCGAACTGGCCGAACTGCTCGACGTGCCGGTGATCCCGACGCTGATGGGCTGGGGCTCGATCCCGGACGACCACCGCCTGATGGCGGGCATGGCCGGACTCCAGACGGCGCACCGCTACGGCAACGCGACCATGCTGGCCTCGGATTTCGTGCTGGGCATCGGGAATCGCTGGGCCAACCGGCACACCGGTGGTCTGGACACCTACACCGCCGGGCGGCGGTTCGTGCACGTGGACATCGAGCCGACGCAGATCGGGCGCGTGTTCGCGCCGGACTACGGTGTGGTGTCGGACGCCAAGGCGGCTCTGCGGCAACTCGTGGCAGTGGCACGTGAGCGCCGAGCGGCCGGAACCCTGCCGTCGTGGGCCGACTGGGTCGGTGCCTGCGGTGACCGCAAGCGCACCCTGCACCGCCGCAACGACTTCGGTGACGTGCCGATCAAACCGCAGCGGGTGTACCGCGAAATGAACGCCGTGTTCGGGCGCGACGTGCGGTATGTGTCGACGATCGGGCTCTCGCAGATCGCCGGTGGACAGTTCCTGCGCGTCTACCACCCGCGGCACTGGATCAACTGCGGGCAGGCCGGGCCGCTGGGGTGGACGGTGCCCGCCACGCTCGGCGTGTGCGTCGCCGAACCGGACGCCACCGTGGTCGCCCTGTCCGGGGATTACGACTTCCAGTTCATGATCGAGGAACTGGCGGTGGGGGCGCAGTTCAACCTGCCCTACATCCACGTGCTGGTGAACAATTCCTATCTGGGATTGATCCGCCAGGCGCAGCGCGCGTTCGACATGGATTATCACGTGGACCTCGCCTTCGACAACATCAACTCGCCGGAGCTGGGCGGGTACGGGGTGGACCACGTGAAGGTCGCGGAAGGCTTGGGATGCAAGGCCATCCGGGTGCACGAGCCGGAGCTCATCGCGGATGCCTTCGAGGAAGCGGCGAAGTTGATGGCTGAGCATCGGGTGCCTGTGGTGGTGGAGATCATCCTGGAGCGGGTGACGAATATCGCTATGGGGCAGGATCTGGATGGAATTGTGGAGTTCGAGGAATTGGGGGAGGGGGTGGAGGCTCCGCAGCCGGTGGGGTTGGACTGA
- a CDS encoding putative immunity protein — MTATIELSLAELREVTGYAVACAAPALAIFERARPEDDRPRTAIDAARAFAEGAKRTKSIRDSAWAAQRAYQETRDAGQAAASEAARAALAAASAAFLHPLAKATQVVHILGSAAHAARAFELDSGDDSGADHLVKAQNLANPIVVTVLMRYPNAPSGRGRVGELLRTLDSSLRHPAT; from the coding sequence ATGACCGCGACCATCGAACTCAGCCTGGCCGAACTGCGTGAAGTCACCGGCTATGCCGTGGCCTGCGCGGCGCCCGCGCTGGCGATTTTCGAACGGGCACGTCCGGAGGACGACCGCCCACGCACCGCTATCGACGCCGCGCGGGCTTTCGCGGAGGGGGCGAAGCGAACCAAGTCGATCCGCGACAGCGCATGGGCGGCGCAACGGGCGTATCAGGAAACACGCGACGCGGGCCAGGCCGCGGCGAGCGAAGCCGCACGAGCGGCCCTCGCCGCGGCCAGCGCCGCTTTCCTGCACCCACTGGCGAAAGCGACCCAGGTCGTGCACATCCTCGGCTCCGCCGCCCACGCCGCGCGAGCCTTCGAACTCGACTCGGGCGACGACTCCGGCGCCGACCACCTCGTCAAAGCCCAAAACCTGGCCAATCCGATCGTGGTCACCGTCCTCATGCGATACCCGAACGCTCCGAGCGGGCGCGGCCGGGTCGGTGAACTGCTGCGAACACTCGACAGTTCGCTGCGGCACCCAGCGACCTAG
- a CDS encoding NAD(P)-dependent oxidoreductase, whose translation MSEQRTVAVIGLGIMGGPMAANLVRAGHDVIGYNRSREKVDALVAQGGRGAGSVAEAVTGADVVLTMLPDSPDVEGVAGDLLANARPGALWIDASTIRPDVAARLNGAATERGIRMVDAPVSGGEAGAVEGSLSIMVGGTAEDVEAARPVLDAVGSTIVHVGPAGSGQTVKAANQLIVAGTIQLVAEALVFLDAHGVDAEAAVEVLAGGLAGNRILDRKAAGMIAGDYTPGFRVDLHHKDLGIVTSAAREAGVAIPLGAVVAQLMGALRARGHGSLDHSALRLLVEELSGLK comes from the coding sequence ATGAGCGAGCAGCGCACGGTCGCGGTGATCGGCCTCGGCATCATGGGCGGCCCGATGGCCGCCAACCTGGTCAGGGCCGGGCACGACGTGATCGGTTACAACCGGAGCAGGGAGAAGGTCGACGCGCTCGTCGCGCAGGGTGGCCGTGGCGCCGGGAGCGTGGCCGAGGCGGTGACCGGCGCCGACGTGGTGCTTACCATGCTGCCCGACTCGCCGGATGTGGAAGGCGTGGCCGGGGACCTCCTCGCGAACGCCCGTCCTGGCGCCCTGTGGATCGACGCGAGCACCATCCGACCCGACGTCGCGGCCCGGCTCAACGGGGCCGCCACCGAACGCGGGATCCGGATGGTCGACGCACCGGTGTCCGGCGGGGAGGCGGGAGCCGTCGAAGGCAGCCTGTCGATCATGGTCGGCGGCACCGCGGAGGACGTCGAGGCCGCGCGGCCCGTGCTCGACGCGGTCGGCTCGACCATCGTCCACGTGGGACCTGCCGGTTCGGGCCAGACCGTCAAGGCCGCCAACCAGCTGATCGTGGCGGGCACCATCCAATTGGTCGCGGAGGCGCTGGTCTTCCTCGACGCGCACGGGGTCGACGCCGAGGCGGCGGTCGAGGTGCTGGCCGGTGGGCTGGCGGGCAACCGGATCCTCGACCGCAAGGCCGCCGGGATGATCGCCGGCGACTACACCCCGGGTTTCCGGGTCGACCTGCACCACAAGGACCTCGGCATCGTGACCTCGGCCGCGCGTGAAGCCGGGGTGGCCATCCCGCTCGGCGCGGTGGTGGCCCAGCTGATGGGCGCCCTGCGTGCCCGCGGCCACGGCTCGCTCGACCACTCGGCGCTGCGGTTGCTCGTCGAAGAACTGTCCGGCCTCAAGTGA
- a CDS encoding SulP family inorganic anion transporter: protein MPSSSTAPRPRVRLTRPSWLSPRVARTEILAGLVVALALIPEAISFSIIAGVDPSIGLFASFTMAVVIAVVGGRPAMISAATGAIALVVAPLAREHGLGYLLATVILGGLIQVVLGALGIAKLMRFVPRSVMVGFVNALAILIFLAQVPELIDVPWPVYPLFAGGLVLMVLFPKLTKAVPAPLVSIVALTALTVAAGIAVPTVGDKGVLPDSLPVPGIPDVPFTLGTLTLIAPYAFAFALVGLMESLMTAKLVDDITDTHSSKTRESIGQGVANIVTGFFGGMGGCAMIGQTMINVKTAGARTRLSTFLAGAFLMVLCIVFGPVVSDIPMAALVAVMVLVAFGTFDWHSVAPATLRRMPAGEITVMVVTVGVVVATDNLAIGVVAGSLTALVIFARRVAHLVGVTSAVDPDGGQVVYAVTGELFFASSNDLVGRFDYAGDPDQVVIDLTDARIWDASTVAALDAVIGKYAARGKEVELVGLDGHSATMHDRLSGNLTPH from the coding sequence GTGCCTTCCTCTTCCACCGCACCGCGTCCGCGGGTGCGGCTGACCAGGCCGTCCTGGTTGTCCCCGCGGGTCGCGCGCACCGAGATCCTCGCCGGGCTCGTGGTCGCGCTGGCCCTGATCCCCGAGGCGATCTCGTTCTCCATCATCGCCGGGGTCGACCCCAGCATCGGCCTGTTCGCCTCGTTCACCATGGCGGTGGTGATCGCCGTGGTCGGCGGCCGCCCGGCGATGATCTCCGCGGCGACCGGGGCGATCGCGCTCGTGGTGGCGCCGCTGGCCCGTGAGCACGGACTGGGTTACCTGCTGGCCACGGTCATCCTCGGCGGCCTGATCCAGGTGGTGCTCGGCGCGCTGGGCATCGCCAAGCTGATGCGGTTCGTGCCCCGCAGCGTCATGGTCGGCTTCGTCAACGCGCTGGCCATCCTGATCTTCCTGGCCCAGGTGCCCGAGCTGATCGACGTGCCGTGGCCGGTCTACCCGCTCTTCGCCGGTGGCCTGGTGCTCATGGTGCTGTTCCCCAAGCTCACCAAGGCGGTTCCCGCGCCGCTGGTGTCCATCGTCGCGCTCACCGCGCTGACCGTCGCCGCCGGGATCGCGGTCCCGACCGTGGGTGACAAGGGGGTGCTGCCGGACTCGCTGCCGGTCCCCGGGATCCCCGACGTGCCGTTCACCCTCGGCACGCTGACGCTGATCGCGCCGTACGCGTTCGCCTTCGCCCTGGTCGGGCTGATGGAGTCGCTGATGACCGCGAAGCTGGTCGACGACATCACCGACACCCACTCCAGCAAGACCCGCGAATCCATCGGCCAGGGCGTCGCGAACATCGTCACCGGCTTCTTCGGCGGGATGGGCGGGTGCGCGATGATCGGCCAGACGATGATCAACGTCAAGACCGCCGGCGCCCGCACCCGCCTGTCGACCTTCCTCGCCGGTGCCTTCCTGATGGTGCTGTGCATCGTGTTCGGGCCGGTCGTCTCCGACATCCCGATGGCGGCGCTGGTCGCGGTGATGGTGCTGGTCGCGTTCGGCACCTTCGACTGGCATTCCGTCGCCCCGGCCACGCTGCGGCGGATGCCCGCCGGGGAGATCACCGTCATGGTGGTGACCGTGGGCGTGGTGGTGGCCACGGACAACCTGGCCATCGGCGTGGTCGCCGGCTCGCTCACCGCGCTGGTCATCTTCGCCCGGCGGGTGGCCCACCTGGTCGGCGTCACCTCGGCGGTGGACCCGGACGGCGGGCAGGTCGTCTACGCGGTCACCGGTGAGCTGTTCTTCGCCTCCAGCAACGACCTGGTCGGCCGGTTCGACTACGCCGGTGACCCGGACCAGGTCGTCATCGACCTGACCGACGCCCGGATCTGGGACGCCTCGACGGTCGCCGCGCTGGACGCGGTCATCGGCAAGTACGCGGCGCGGGGGAAGGAAGTCGAACTCGTCGGGCTGGACGGCCACAGCGCGACCATGCACGACCGCCTGTCCGGCAACCTCACCCCGCACTGA